The genomic stretch AACAGGTGGAGGGGTTGCAGGAAGGGATTAACAGGGATCCTACTAATGTGCAAAAAATTACTGAAGAGTATGAAGCCTCTCTTAAACTGCAGGAGTTAGCTAAGGCCAGGGAAAGCTTTCTTTCTCAAAAGTCTAAACATCAATGGATTAAGGATGGGGATGCTAACAGTTCATACTTTCATGGTATGCTGAAAAGGAGGAGGAATATGAATAAGGTTGCAATGGTTGAGGACATGAATGGCAAGGTGTGTGATACTCAGGAGCAAATTCAGAAGGCATTTATTGACTACTATCAAATTTTGCTAGGATCAAGTAAAGAAACAAAGAAGATTCATAGGAGAATCATTGCTCAAGGCCCTGTATGTAGTGATGACCACTGGTATAGCCTGAGGAAACCTGTAACTGGGGTGGAAATTAAGGAGGCTCTATTTAGTATTCCTGACATTAAGTCTCCAGGGCCAGATGGATACACTAGCAAGTTTTTTAAAGACACTTGGGGGGAGATAGGAGGGGATGTTATAAGAGCAGTTCAAGATTTCTTCCAGAGTAGGCAGCTCCTTAAACaatttaactccacgaatgttacACTTATTCCCAAGTGTGACAGGCCAAAGAGTGTGCTTCAGTTCCGGCcaattgcttgttgtaatgttgTGTACAAGGTCATATCAAAACTTCTATGTTCCAGGTTAGCTGAAGTGTTACCACATATTGTTGGACAGAACCAGGGAGCTTTTATACAGTAGAGAAGCATCCAGGAGAACATACTAATCTGCCAAGATCTGATCAGGTTATACGAAAGGCCTCATGCTTCTGCAAGGTGTATGTTCAAAATAGACCTGCAGAAGGCCTATGATACAGTGGAATGGTGTTTTGTTGAGAATCTTTTGGAAGAGCTACATTTCCCTCCTGAATTCAAAGCTATGATAATGCAATGCATAACTACAACTACTTTCTCACTCTCTATAAATGGTGAAATGTTTGGTTACTTCCAGGGGAAGAGGGGCTTAAGACAGGGGGATCCTCTCTCCCCTCTGATCTTCACATTATGTATGGAGTATCTGACTCGTACCCTGCAATATGCCTCATCAAAGTATGAATTTAAGTTCCATCCTATGTGCAAGAAACAAAGACTTACTAGtctaatgtttgctgatgatgtcaTGCTGTTCAGTAAAGGAGAAACCACTTCTATGATGCTGTTGTTACAGTCATTTGCTACTTTTTCTAATGCTACTGGACTGCAAGTTAGTGCCGCAAAGTCTAGTgcttatttcaggaatgtgcAAGAGCAATTAAAGTCTGAGATACTATAGATATCCGGATTCAGTGAAGGGAGCATCCCGTTCAAATACCTTGGTATGCCAATCCAGACTACAAGACTCAAAAAGCAAGACTGTGAGTGCCTTGTGGATAAAATATGTGCTAGGATACATGGGTATGGGGCAAGAAAATTCTCCTATGCAGGAAGGTTAGTAATAGTCAAGAGTGTGCTTAATTCTCTACATTCTTACTGGGCATCTATGTTTGTCATTCCCAAAGGAATCATCAAAAGCATTGAAGCAGTTTGTAGAAACTTCCTCTGGGATAACTCTGCAGATTATAGAAGGACTCCTCTTGTGGGATGGGATACTATTTGTAGACCTAAAGATGAAGGAGGTTTGGGGCTCAAGGATCAAGAAACTTGGAATAAGGCCATGGTAGGAAGGTTGGTTGACTGGGTATCTACGCAAAGAGACTCAATTTGGGTACATTGGGTGCAAAGTAACTATCTTAAGGGTCAGGAGTGGATGGAATACAAGCCTAGTACAAACTCAAGCTGGGTATGGAGGAAAATTTGCAAGGTTAAGGACGAAATGAGGGCTGGTTATATCAATGGACAGTGGAATGTTCAACCAGGAGGTTTTACTCCAGCTGGTTGTTATGCCTGGTTCAGAGGGACAAGGCCAAGAGTTCACTGGGTTAAGGCAGTCTGGAATGGGAGGGCTTTACCCAAGCACCAATTCTTGGGTTGGTTGGTTGCTCATGAGGCCTTGAATACAGCTGCTAGATTAGCCAGTTTTGGGGTGGATATTGAGGATAAATGCTCTCTGTGTGGTCTAGTTTCTGAAAATATTGAGCATTTGTTTTGTGATTGCCTTTACAGTAGAAGAATTGTACGGGAGCTGAACAAGAAAACTGCTTGGGTGTTTCCTGTCAGGGATGTGATGGACTGGTGTATGCATAGAACAGGCACTGTACTTCAGA from Silene latifolia isolate original U9 population chromosome 2, ASM4854445v1, whole genome shotgun sequence encodes the following:
- the LOC141641077 gene encoding uncharacterized protein LOC141641077; translated protein: MPIQTTRLKKQDCECLVDKICARIHGYGARKFSYAGRLVIVKSVLNSLHSYWASMFVIPKGIIKSIEAVCRNFLWDNSADYRRTPLVGWDTICRPKDEGGLGLKDQETWNKAMVGRLVDWVSTQRDSIWVHWVQSNYLKGQEWMEYKPSTNSSWVWRKICKVKDEMRAGYINGQWNVQPGGFTPAGCYAWFRGTRPRVHWVKAVWNGRALPKHQFLGWLVAHEALNTAARLASFGVDIEDKCSLCGLVSENIEHLFCDCLYSRRIVRELNKKTAWVFPVRDVMDWCMHRTGTVLQRGRQNTMVMSLLYQVWQ